One Candidatus Saccharibacteria bacterium DNA segment encodes these proteins:
- a CDS encoding 50S ribosomal protein L22, translating into SNAEHNHGLLKSSLLLSEIRVDGGPSIKRYRPRARGMSNAIRRPTSHLLINLSMPTVKKPKTTKQSAEVKNV; encoded by the coding sequence GAGTAATGCCGAACACAATCATGGGCTATTAAAATCTAGCCTCTTGCTCTCTGAAATCCGTGTCGATGGGGGTCCCAGTATCAAACGTTATCGACCCCGTGCAAGAGGGATGTCCAATGCAATCAGGCGACCCACTTCTCATCTTCTGATCAACCTATCTATGCCTACTGTCAAGAAACCAAAGACAACCAAGCAATCAGCGGAGGTTAAGAATGTCTAG